In Collimonas arenae, a single genomic region encodes these proteins:
- a CDS encoding type VI secretion system Vgr family protein: MAQDANDWMLALGIGVQQAYHLHVPRAGVSGKAFSVVSFDGVEELGEPNRFVIRLTHPQSDLPRSSFVGMPATFTITPPALPGVPALGTGRKTQGVITGFQQLDSNPDVATYEVVLESRIAQLRNVTRCRLFLEQTFPKIIETILREHGFAGDNSHFSFTLRRDYEKRPIVTQWHESDLAFIQRLCRRSGIWFRIDAGEYGEIVHFGDDFTHYRRSPALSAPFSQDAGLESVGSETVRAFETHARQIPQSYIVRDYNRLAAPAPIETEVNLARNDKTTFGNAYAFGSMHLSKEQAEWEGRLRHEAGLCEQVVYQGKGNVLGLVPGAVFRFTNRALPDAEYGQLITKITHHGARDTAYHNSYTAIPSDRIYRLPLHEDAWPKVDSTVSARIASPDRYPYAYMNKAGDYMVQFDFDRDPRQAGLNSCWMRLAKPFAGPLQTGFHFPLIDGVEVAVAFHNGDPDRPYIAHALHDSQNTDLITNENRWMSRNEIRTQSNNKLRMEDWEGEEHVKLATELGKSQLNLGHLVDAKKQKRGEGMEIRTDFWGSIRAAKGLFLSADAQPKANGQQLDMLATEAQLEQALAQTQALAETAKAAHASVAEYEKQKALFNDTLKQLKKACIVMSAPAGIGLASGGNLQLSASQNLIATAGGNADISVMKKFTVAASEAISLFAQKLGIKIFAAKGKVEIQAQSDEMLLTALKDLKITSVNGKLVLSADKEVWIGAGGSYIKIMPEGIENGTPGDIYEKCAVWSKEGAASMQIAANMTAGVKDILPVSSLLFGTAASPASISYLPAGMPYKLFADGEQVKQGKIDATGQIPVTHRAPTKQYSLELANGTTYKLPVSDAYRGDADNGAQANAGFHFHEATPGADAIDRAHHRQAYNDLLNSDEES; the protein is encoded by the coding sequence ATGGCACAGGATGCAAACGATTGGATGTTAGCGCTTGGTATCGGCGTCCAGCAGGCTTATCACCTTCATGTCCCTCGTGCCGGCGTCAGTGGCAAAGCGTTCAGTGTCGTCAGCTTCGATGGCGTGGAAGAGCTTGGCGAACCAAACCGCTTTGTGATTCGCCTGACGCATCCTCAGTCTGATTTACCTCGTTCCTCCTTTGTCGGCATGCCGGCAACCTTTACTATCACCCCTCCCGCCTTGCCCGGCGTACCTGCACTGGGAACAGGGCGCAAGACCCAAGGCGTGATCACCGGCTTTCAACAGCTCGATAGCAATCCAGATGTCGCCACCTACGAGGTGGTGCTGGAATCGCGCATTGCGCAGTTGCGCAACGTCACGCGCTGCCGCCTGTTTTTGGAACAAACATTTCCCAAGATTATTGAAACCATCCTGCGGGAGCATGGCTTTGCTGGCGACAACAGCCATTTCAGTTTTACGCTGCGACGCGACTACGAGAAGCGTCCGATCGTCACGCAATGGCACGAATCGGATCTGGCCTTCATTCAACGCCTGTGCCGCCGCAGCGGGATCTGGTTTCGGATTGATGCCGGCGAGTATGGGGAGATTGTTCACTTCGGCGACGACTTCACGCATTACCGGCGCAGTCCGGCATTATCCGCGCCGTTCAGCCAGGACGCCGGACTGGAAAGCGTCGGCAGCGAAACCGTACGGGCATTCGAAACCCATGCCAGGCAGATCCCGCAATCCTACATTGTCAGAGACTACAACCGCCTTGCCGCACCGGCCCCGATAGAAACCGAAGTCAACCTTGCTCGCAACGACAAGACCACTTTCGGCAATGCGTATGCTTTTGGCTCAATGCACCTGAGCAAAGAACAGGCCGAATGGGAAGGGCGCTTGCGTCATGAAGCAGGCCTGTGCGAACAAGTCGTCTATCAAGGCAAAGGCAACGTCCTCGGACTGGTTCCAGGCGCTGTGTTCCGCTTCACCAACAGAGCCTTGCCGGACGCCGAATACGGCCAACTGATTACCAAAATTACTCATCACGGCGCACGCGATACCGCCTACCACAATAGCTATACAGCGATTCCGTCCGACCGTATCTATCGTTTGCCACTCCATGAGGACGCATGGCCCAAAGTCGATAGCACGGTGAGCGCCAGGATCGCCTCGCCGGATCGTTACCCCTATGCCTACATGAACAAGGCTGGCGACTATATGGTGCAGTTCGACTTTGACCGCGATCCGCGTCAAGCCGGATTGAATAGCTGCTGGATGCGCCTCGCCAAACCATTTGCCGGTCCCTTGCAGACCGGGTTTCACTTCCCGCTGATCGATGGAGTTGAAGTCGCCGTCGCCTTTCACAACGGCGATCCGGACCGCCCCTATATTGCCCATGCATTGCACGACAGCCAAAACACAGACCTGATCACCAATGAAAACCGGTGGATGAGCCGCAATGAAATCCGCACCCAGAGCAACAACAAGTTGCGGATGGAAGACTGGGAGGGTGAGGAACACGTCAAGCTGGCGACCGAGCTCGGCAAGAGCCAACTCAATTTAGGTCACCTGGTCGACGCAAAGAAGCAGAAGCGTGGCGAAGGGATGGAAATCCGGACCGATTTTTGGGGAAGCATCCGTGCCGCCAAGGGGCTATTTCTCTCTGCCGATGCGCAACCGAAGGCCAACGGGCAACAACTCGACATGCTGGCAACTGAGGCGCAACTGGAGCAGGCGCTGGCACAGACGCAAGCATTGGCCGAGACAGCGAAAGCTGCGCACGCCAGTGTGGCCGAATACGAAAAGCAAAAGGCATTATTCAATGACACGCTGAAGCAGTTGAAAAAAGCGTGCATCGTGATGAGCGCACCCGCCGGCATCGGCCTTGCATCGGGCGGCAATCTGCAGCTGAGCGCCTCACAAAATCTGATCGCTACCGCTGGCGGAAATGCCGATATCAGTGTGATGAAAAAATTCACGGTGGCCGCTAGCGAAGCGATTTCCCTGTTTGCACAAAAGCTCGGCATCAAAATCTTTGCCGCCAAGGGCAAGGTCGAGATTCAGGCGCAAAGCGATGAAATGCTGCTGACCGCATTGAAGGATCTGAAAATCACCTCCGTTAACGGTAAGCTGGTTCTTTCTGCTGACAAGGAAGTCTGGATCGGCGCCGGCGGCTCCTATATCAAGATCATGCCGGAAGGGATCGAGAACGGTACACCGGGCGATATCTACGAAAAATGTGCGGTATGGAGCAAGGAAGGCGCTGCGTCGATGCAAATCGCGGCGAACATGACAGCCGGCGTCAAGGACATTTTGCCGGTGAGTTCCTTATTGTTTGGTACTGCGGCCTCGCCGGCATCAATAAGCTACCTGCCAGCTGGAATGCCGTACAAATTGTTTGCCGATGGCGAACAGGTAAAACAAGGAAAGATCGATGCAACCGGCCAGATTCCGGTTACTCACCGTGCCCCGACCAAGCAGTACAGCCTGGAGTTGGCAAACGGTACCACTTACAAACTACCGGTGTCTGACGCATACCGTGGCGATGCGGATAATGGCGCGCAGGCAAATGCCGGATTTCATTTTCATGAAGCGACACCGGGCGCCGATGCCATAGATCGGGCGCATCACCGGCAGGCATACAACGATTTGCTCAATTCCGACGAGGAAAGCTAA
- a CDS encoding phospholipase D-like domain-containing protein yields the protein MTQQQSIVVPIALSRTNTATLTLPWFVQRTEYLPAPATYKPLVNGEEAFGAVYDAILAAQHTVDIICWGFQPSMQFKRGPGVSALCIGDLLIKKGREGVKIRLLCWADFLHLAQASENSTPGDGFWRSLSTQNENNTQREYDRNWYYQARAAGSPEQQEFIGNLRATTTAHSQDVSARPQLTVPPLKNIQVGTRDFSLSDRAEIVYRELMHRSDKDLSKIAVVGSFGLEPSHHQKMILVDYEAPEQALGFVMGHNTLDTYWDNDAHGYARMHPNFGRNGETPRQDMSSLVTGPVLAYLNENFCQAWKRTTNVDLLSKRKPLASALKVRRDMGTAVMAQITRTQSQEGKQDIKTLYLQAANNATQFIYIENQYFRWSALATQIKAIAKRHVEWGRDPGQDGPIHLFVVTNSSDEGMGDGTVSTYNMLNSLGRADVIPGVARLERDDQLLAQRDAAQQQLERAQMTRQYVDSDKQVQMAQQKLDTVNQQLSENKKAIIPMEIPGLKVHVCTLVAPDSPADAWMPVYVHSKIMIVDDVFLTHGSANINVRSMEVDSELNICHENAAVTHPLRRRLWNIHTKGLGAQDKAVDAFKTWRDIIQKNSDRQASKVQSPYASLVGFYRASTKRSRLD from the coding sequence ATGACACAGCAACAGTCAATTGTCGTTCCCATCGCACTGTCGCGTACCAACACCGCGACGCTCACTTTGCCGTGGTTCGTGCAGCGCACTGAATACCTGCCTGCCCCGGCAACGTATAAGCCGCTCGTCAACGGCGAGGAAGCTTTCGGTGCTGTCTACGACGCGATCCTCGCGGCGCAGCATACGGTGGATATCATTTGCTGGGGCTTCCAGCCTTCGATGCAGTTCAAACGCGGTCCCGGGGTAAGCGCTCTATGCATCGGTGACCTGCTCATCAAAAAGGGGCGGGAAGGCGTGAAAATCCGTTTGCTGTGCTGGGCAGATTTTCTGCACCTTGCGCAAGCGTCGGAAAACTCCACGCCCGGTGACGGCTTCTGGCGAAGCCTTTCTACTCAGAATGAAAATAACACGCAGCGCGAATACGACCGCAACTGGTACTACCAGGCTCGCGCAGCAGGGTCGCCGGAGCAACAAGAATTTATTGGTAATCTCAGGGCGACTACGACAGCACATTCACAGGATGTAAGCGCGCGGCCTCAGTTAACCGTGCCGCCCTTGAAGAACATTCAAGTGGGCACCCGGGATTTTTCTCTCTCTGACCGTGCGGAGATTGTCTACCGGGAATTAATGCATCGCTCGGACAAAGATCTGAGCAAAATAGCTGTCGTAGGTAGTTTTGGTTTAGAACCATCACATCATCAGAAAATGATTCTGGTGGACTATGAGGCGCCGGAGCAAGCACTGGGTTTTGTCATGGGCCACAATACGCTCGACACCTACTGGGACAACGATGCCCATGGTTATGCACGCATGCATCCAAACTTCGGGCGTAACGGCGAGACGCCGCGCCAGGACATGTCCAGCCTCGTCACAGGGCCGGTGCTGGCGTATCTGAATGAGAATTTCTGTCAAGCCTGGAAGCGCACCACCAACGTTGACTTGCTGTCCAAGCGCAAACCGCTTGCGTCTGCCCTGAAAGTGCGTCGCGACATGGGAACCGCTGTCATGGCGCAAATCACCCGCACCCAGTCGCAAGAAGGTAAGCAGGATATCAAGACGCTGTACCTGCAAGCCGCAAACAACGCGACGCAGTTTATTTACATCGAGAACCAGTATTTCAGGTGGAGCGCGCTGGCCACGCAAATCAAGGCGATTGCCAAGCGCCATGTTGAATGGGGACGCGATCCCGGCCAGGACGGACCCATCCATCTGTTTGTCGTGACCAATTCGAGTGATGAGGGTATGGGTGACGGCACGGTAAGCACCTACAACATGCTCAACAGTCTTGGACGTGCAGACGTGATACCCGGTGTGGCAAGACTCGAGCGCGACGATCAATTGCTGGCGCAACGCGATGCCGCCCAGCAGCAACTGGAGCGCGCGCAAATGACGCGACAATATGTTGACAGCGACAAGCAGGTGCAAATGGCGCAGCAAAAACTGGATACGGTCAATCAGCAGCTCAGTGAAAACAAGAAGGCGATCATTCCAATGGAAATTCCCGGCCTGAAAGTCCATGTGTGTACTTTGGTTGCACCTGATTCGCCCGCAGATGCCTGGATGCCGGTGTACGTGCACAGCAAGATTATGATTGTCGACGATGTTTTTCTGACGCACGGTTCGGCGAATATCAATGTACGCAGTATGGAAGTCGATAGTGAACTGAATATTTGCCATGAGAATGCGGCGGTGACGCATCCGTTACGACGACGATTGTGGAATATTCATACCAAAGGACTGGGGGCGCAGGATAAGGCGGTGGATGCTTTTAAGACCTGGAGAGATATTATTCAGAAAAATTCCGACCGCCAAGCAAGCAAAGTTCAATCTCCATACGCCTCGTTGGTCGGCTTTTATCGTGCCTCAACAAAACGCAGTCGATTGGACTGA
- a CDS encoding SEL1-like repeat protein: MNRTVFILSLACLLCSCSNKENPLADLPDMSAVRANLAFTCTHEADHLPPLDPEVDSIFQYGRSLEKKEGPKNFNEVARYYRIAAAHGHYKANHNLQLLVSEGSASSPDPEKESVALADQLIKAGVPSGYYDIGHYLLNGYGFKLDEEMARRFIRKAADLGNADAQYYVSNLLAPADNAPAIAKQMRRCAADQGHGQAASALGINYQNNSLFPEAVQAFQKGVVSGDSQSASFLENGFKGPPSTELLYYLAVSNDPERSQRYNLIGKFIDANDGRNPKVPDIDKIVPLPPAKLPAWDGTFQWKKEQDAAVPPPKPSDDLIERLSKAKNLDPATGLPLSPSASKTPQGKQASNVAARLPLGAIVRTGERCPENGVWCSQLDASRGNNAKENFRKGDLMPLLVVYLDRAAWLEQLIGPRRQSVEVAWKLVSYDDKKV; the protein is encoded by the coding sequence ATGAACCGAACCGTTTTCATCCTTTCGCTTGCATGCCTCCTTTGTTCTTGTTCAAATAAGGAAAATCCCTTGGCCGATTTACCCGACATGAGCGCCGTGCGCGCCAATCTCGCCTTTACCTGTACCCACGAAGCGGACCATTTACCGCCGCTCGATCCCGAAGTCGATAGTATCTTCCAGTACGGGCGCTCGCTAGAAAAGAAAGAAGGACCGAAGAATTTCAATGAGGTCGCCCGTTATTACCGGATCGCCGCAGCGCACGGCCACTACAAGGCCAATCACAATCTGCAGCTGTTGGTGTCGGAAGGTTCCGCTTCGTCCCCAGATCCTGAGAAGGAAAGCGTTGCACTGGCCGACCAGTTGATCAAGGCGGGCGTACCCAGTGGCTATTACGATATAGGACACTACTTGTTGAACGGCTATGGTTTCAAGCTGGACGAGGAGATGGCTCGGCGTTTCATCCGCAAGGCGGCTGATCTGGGCAATGCGGATGCACAGTATTATGTCAGCAATCTGCTTGCGCCTGCAGACAACGCGCCAGCGATTGCCAAACAGATGCGTCGCTGCGCAGCTGATCAGGGGCATGGTCAAGCAGCAAGTGCTTTAGGAATCAATTATCAAAATAACTCTTTGTTTCCGGAAGCCGTTCAAGCTTTCCAGAAAGGTGTAGTGTCTGGGGATTCGCAATCGGCATCCTTTTTAGAGAATGGTTTCAAGGGGCCTCCATCAACCGAGCTATTGTATTATCTTGCCGTCTCCAACGATCCCGAACGCTCGCAGCGCTACAACCTGATTGGTAAATTCATTGATGCCAACGATGGTCGCAACCCAAAGGTCCCAGACATTGACAAGATCGTACCTCTTCCCCCCGCCAAGCTGCCGGCATGGGACGGAACATTCCAGTGGAAAAAGGAGCAGGATGCTGCAGTGCCTCCGCCGAAGCCGTCGGACGACCTCATCGAGCGCTTAAGCAAAGCCAAAAATCTCGATCCGGCCACCGGCCTGCCGCTGTCGCCATCGGCAAGTAAAACCCCGCAGGGCAAGCAAGCGTCAAACGTGGCTGCACGGCTGCCGCTAGGCGCCATTGTGCGAACTGGCGAACGTTGCCCAGAAAACGGCGTATGGTGTAGCCAGCTTGACGCAAGTCGGGGAAATAATGCCAAGGAAAATTTTAGGAAAGGCGACCTCATGCCCCTGCTGGTCGTGTACCTGGACCGCGCTGCATGGCTCGAACAATTAATCGGTCCACGCCGGCAAAGCGTGGAAGTTGCGTGGAAACTCGTTTCTTATGACGACAAAAAAGTGTAA
- a CDS encoding T6SS immunity protein Tli4 family protein: MMKFDIFSQIIVTSIFGISLSVCSAQEIPADWKMECVGRLQLSFPSEVDVAGYTFKKLEEQIDGGGEPQFQFQDGSAANWSSLQYGGLIYTSNSLEKKEYSELEIHMKKWMENSRLSSLNRKNEDAKNRQFEILATNPQTGMAWHVDERYRAFLSIRDHVFLWNVTGRSSKNQEPERSNLSTIVNGLSYRSLYAVPRTAGVCLPFFFIRDNDLDKNLSRVIAMTYRLKSHPDVTIMLEDATADQFDSEKREKISEPDYVIDDFWTQYRSPDASIRSLWEFPIKRSVTLAGQKGLASFVKITREGNIDYGYFATVRGDPKAKTDTPDLRLYVIQEGSKAKAKGIEPIGKEEFLKMAETIAASVQRRPTQ; this comes from the coding sequence ATGATGAAATTCGACATATTTTCACAGATAATTGTTACTTCAATCTTTGGCATCAGCCTGTCAGTATGTTCAGCTCAAGAAATACCTGCCGATTGGAAAATGGAATGCGTCGGACGGTTGCAACTTAGTTTTCCAAGTGAGGTTGATGTTGCCGGATACACGTTTAAGAAATTGGAAGAACAAATTGATGGCGGTGGGGAGCCGCAATTTCAATTTCAAGACGGTAGTGCGGCGAATTGGAGTTCTCTGCAATATGGAGGTTTGATATACACCAGTAACTCATTAGAAAAAAAAGAATATTCTGAGCTAGAAATACATATGAAAAAATGGATGGAAAACTCACGTTTGTCATCTTTAAATAGAAAAAACGAAGATGCAAAAAATCGTCAGTTTGAGATATTAGCTACGAATCCACAAACCGGAATGGCGTGGCATGTCGATGAAAGATATAGGGCTTTTTTGAGCATTCGAGATCATGTTTTTTTATGGAACGTCACGGGGCGAAGCAGTAAAAATCAAGAGCCTGAGCGTTCAAACCTATCGACTATTGTTAATGGCTTGTCTTATCGCTCGTTATATGCGGTTCCAAGAACAGCGGGTGTGTGCCTGCCATTTTTTTTCATTCGCGACAACGATCTTGATAAAAATTTATCCAGAGTTATTGCCATGACCTACCGTCTTAAGTCTCACCCTGACGTCACGATCATGCTGGAAGATGCAACCGCTGATCAATTCGACTCTGAGAAACGCGAAAAAATTTCTGAACCAGATTATGTAATCGATGATTTCTGGACGCAGTACCGGAGCCCTGATGCAAGTATTCGTTCGCTCTGGGAATTTCCCATTAAACGTTCCGTCACCCTGGCCGGACAAAAAGGTCTCGCCTCATTTGTCAAAATCACCCGAGAAGGAAATATTGATTACGGTTATTTCGCAACGGTGCGCGGTGATCCGAAAGCAAAAACGGATACACCAGACTTGCGCCTTTATGTCATTCAAGAGGGCAGCAAGGCCAAAGCCAAAGGCATCGAGCCCATTGGCAAGGAAGAATTTCTGAAGATGGCGGAAACAATTGCTGCGAGTGTACAGCGACGACCGACTCAATAA
- a CDS encoding T6SS immunity protein Tli4 family protein, which produces MMNFTMFAQVVGTSILGISLSVCVAKEMPTNWKSECVGRLQLDLPTEADIAAYSAKRLNEEINIETEQQFHFEDGQSADWSALWYGGKIYVSHPLNQEQYVVLTDSIKKYINIPPNFAKKEKRKDGSSRQFDILPTDPLAGYAWRVNSSYRAFLKTNNHVLWWKESGDGPTDEESERHTLATILHGLSYRAPYSVPHVMGVCLPFEFIQDDGDNQRYRSIGMTYRLKAHPDVTIMLKDASARKYDSEKLEKIAQPDYVIDDFWTQYRGPDTSIRSVWDFPIKRSVTLAGQKGLASFVKITRDGNIDYGYFATVRGDPKAKADTPDLRLYVIQEGSKAKAKGIEPIGKEEFLKIAETIAASVQRRPTQ; this is translated from the coding sequence ATGATGAACTTCACGATGTTTGCGCAAGTGGTAGGTACGTCAATTCTAGGCATCAGTCTTTCGGTATGTGTTGCAAAAGAAATGCCCACAAACTGGAAATCGGAATGTGTCGGAAGATTGCAACTCGATTTACCGACTGAGGCCGATATCGCAGCCTATAGTGCCAAAAGACTAAATGAAGAAATTAATATTGAAACGGAACAACAATTTCACTTTGAAGACGGACAATCCGCAGACTGGAGTGCTTTATGGTACGGCGGAAAGATCTACGTTAGCCACCCATTGAATCAAGAGCAGTACGTTGTATTGACCGATTCCATAAAAAAATACATAAATATTCCACCAAATTTTGCAAAAAAAGAAAAACGCAAAGATGGCAGCTCCCGACAATTCGATATTTTACCCACCGATCCTCTGGCGGGATATGCATGGCGTGTCAACAGTTCATACAGGGCTTTTCTAAAGACGAACAATCATGTTCTGTGGTGGAAAGAATCAGGTGATGGACCTACTGATGAAGAGTCTGAACGTCACACATTGGCGACGATTTTGCATGGTCTTTCCTACCGCGCTCCTTACAGCGTGCCACACGTCATGGGCGTTTGTCTGCCATTTGAGTTTATTCAGGACGATGGCGACAATCAGCGCTACCGGAGCATCGGTATGACCTACCGTCTCAAGGCACATCCTGATGTCACAATCATGCTAAAAGATGCGAGCGCCAGGAAATACGACTCAGAAAAACTCGAAAAAATTGCTCAACCGGATTATGTAATCGATGATTTCTGGACACAATATCGCGGTCCAGATACAAGCATCAGATCAGTATGGGATTTCCCCATTAAACGTTCAGTCACCCTAGCTGGTCAAAAAGGTCTCGCCTCATTTGTCAAAATCACCCGTGACGGAAATATTGATTACGGTTATTTCGCAACGGTACGCGGCGATCCGAAAGCAAAAGCGGATACACCAGACTTGCGCCTTTATGTTATTCAAGAGGGTAGCAAGGCCAAAGCGAAAGGCATCGAGCCCATTGGGAAGGAAGAATTTCTGAAGATAGCAGAAACTATTGCTGCGAGTGTGCAGCGACGACCGACTCAATAA
- a CDS encoding CVNH domain-containing protein: MIEYDKQDEKHYFLLNRNEMTIKSAFAAIVCTALTACAAGPYNSSYSQSYGGGNYGYSPAPAYGGGFNYAPSNGDGYRDDSWVPPGSYRQSCSNIVVSRGVLEATCGGGNGRRTSISLYSCRSGNFENINGNLQCSGSGGRRDSDRNSRDLPPGSYRQSCGNIIVSRDVLEATCGGGNGRRTSISLNSCKSGNFENINGNLQCAGGESGRDGRDLPPGSYLQSCSDISLRGGILAASCGGNNNRRVQSSVSVSSCASRSFSNINGYLQCDR, translated from the coding sequence TTGATTGAATATGATAAGCAAGATGAAAAGCATTATTTTTTGTTAAATAGGAATGAAATGACAATCAAATCTGCCTTCGCGGCAATCGTGTGCACTGCGCTGACGGCTTGTGCAGCCGGTCCTTATAACAGTAGCTATAGCCAATCTTATGGCGGGGGTAACTACGGCTATTCTCCCGCACCTGCATACGGTGGTGGTTTTAACTATGCGCCCTCAAATGGTGATGGTTACCGCGACGACAGTTGGGTGCCGCCCGGCAGTTACCGCCAATCCTGCAGCAATATTGTTGTCAGCCGGGGTGTGCTGGAGGCGACATGCGGCGGCGGCAATGGCAGGCGCACATCGATCTCCTTGTATTCATGCAGGAGCGGGAATTTTGAAAACATCAACGGCAACCTGCAATGCTCCGGCAGCGGAGGCAGGCGTGACAGCGATCGCAACAGCAGAGATTTGCCTCCCGGCAGTTACCGTCAATCCTGTGGCAATATTATTGTCAGCCGAGATGTGCTGGAAGCCACATGCGGCGGCGGCAACGGCAGACGCACGTCGATCTCCCTAAATTCGTGCAAGAGTGGGAATTTTGAAAACATCAACGGCAACCTGCAATGCGCTGGCGGTGAAAGCGGGCGTGATGGCAGAGATTTGCCGCCGGGGAGTTACTTGCAGTCCTGTAGCGATATCAGCCTGCGAGGCGGTATATTGGCGGCCAGCTGTGGCGGCAACAACAACCGCAGAGTGCAGTCATCAGTTTCGGTATCTTCCTGCGCAAGCCGCAGTTTTAGCAATATCAATGGTTACCTGCAATGCGACAGATAA
- a CDS encoding SPFH domain-containing protein, giving the protein MQGTSFRKWIAIIIGVLILMSMLSHTFIASVPANHVGVEFSRVDGRVEPIPLPSGWHLIGFGTTVVDFPTFTQTYAWTKSMTEGRAENESVNFQVASGVVINADVSISYGIDPSKAPALYQKYKRGYEEITSQIIRNAIRNSLNAYGSAYDAEGLLSGGKIKLAEQVRTEINHELGPYGVLAEQFGFINELRLPTNIQNAINAKIQATQEALQSEALLRKNQADAANAVAIAKGKADAKIAEAEGDARSLEVVGEAMKRYGSEAAQIKNQSRWIEKWDGKLPTTTTGANTATMIGIGK; this is encoded by the coding sequence ATGCAAGGTACTTCATTCCGTAAGTGGATCGCCATCATCATCGGCGTTCTGATTTTGATGAGTATGCTGTCTCATACATTCATCGCTTCCGTTCCAGCCAACCACGTCGGCGTGGAATTCAGCAGGGTTGATGGCCGTGTAGAGCCGATACCGCTGCCCAGTGGCTGGCATCTGATTGGATTCGGCACCACGGTCGTGGACTTCCCTACCTTCACGCAAACCTATGCGTGGACAAAATCCATGACCGAGGGTCGCGCTGAAAATGAGTCAGTGAATTTTCAGGTGGCTTCTGGCGTGGTGATCAATGCGGATGTGAGCATCTCCTACGGTATTGACCCAAGCAAAGCGCCGGCGCTGTATCAAAAATACAAACGAGGCTATGAGGAAATCACCTCGCAAATCATCCGCAACGCCATCCGAAATTCCCTGAACGCTTACGGCTCTGCTTATGATGCCGAGGGCCTGCTCTCCGGCGGCAAGATCAAATTGGCGGAACAGGTGCGCACTGAAATAAACCACGAACTCGGGCCTTACGGCGTGCTGGCTGAGCAGTTCGGTTTCATCAATGAACTCCGGTTGCCGACCAATATCCAAAACGCGATCAATGCCAAGATTCAGGCAACGCAAGAGGCATTGCAGTCCGAAGCTTTGTTGCGCAAGAACCAGGCTGATGCAGCCAACGCCGTCGCCATTGCGAAGGGCAAGGCAGACGCCAAAATTGCCGAAGCCGAGGGGGATGCACGCTCGCTGGAGGTCGTCGGGGAAGCCATGAAACGCTACGGGTCAGAGGCGGCTCAGATTAAAAACCAATCACGTTGGATTGAAAAATGGGATGGAAAACTTCCGACCACCACCACCGGCGCCAATACCGCGACGATGATCGGAATCGGGAAATAA